A region from the Brassica napus cultivar Da-Ae chromosome C8, Da-Ae, whole genome shotgun sequence genome encodes:
- the LOC106406423 gene encoding histone H2A.Z-specific chaperone CHZ1-like: MADVENQQDSSFPAKRKSDLCCQEQDNVANKAQKLNPSSSSSADSESGVENLKIGTESSISLEKDENGVPDDHTAEEKQGDGVGYEDEEEEDSIEVEIDRKGKGISREDKGKGKLIEVDESDDSDDDDDDDEDGDEYDESDLSDDPLAEVDLDNILPSRTRRRSIQPGVYISNDRSGNHEDDDDSSDDSDA, from the coding sequence ATGGCGGACGTTGAGAATCAACAGGACTCCTCGTTTCCAGCGAAGAGGAAATCGGATCTCTGTTGCCAAGAGCAGGATAATGTGGCGAACAAGGCTCAGAAGCTTAACCCTTCGTCGTCGAGTTCTGCTGATTCTGAGTCCGGCGTCGAGAATCTGAAAATTGGAACAGAATCATCGATTTCGCTTGAGAAAGATGAGAACGGCGTGCCCGACGATCATACAGCGGAAGAGAAGCAAGGCGATGGAGTTGGAtatgaagacgaagaagaagaggattcGATTGAAGTTGAGATCGACAGGAAAGGTAAAGGCATATCGAGAGAGgacaaaggaaaaggaaaactgATCGAAGTTGATGAAAGTGACGATAGCGATgatgacgacgacgacgacgaagaTGGTGATGAGTACGATGAAAGCGATTTGTCTGACGATCCTTTGGCGGAGGTGGATTTGGATAATATCCTTCCGTCGAGGACTAGGAGACGATCGATCCAGCCTGGAGTCTACATCTCCAATGACCGTAGCGGAAACcacgaggatgatgatgatagtaGTGACGATAGCGATGCTTAA
- the LOC106406456 gene encoding probable N-acetylglucosaminyl-phosphatidylinositol de-N-acetylase gives MAWLVAALSMVVIWVASVCKIFFGATFSSEAVILDDGETHHKINVLFVIAHPDDESIFFSPTINYLTANAYNIHILCLSTDELHQACAVLRVPLQQLKIVDHPNLQDGFGQVWSHDLLTEIISEEVISHDIHTIMTFDSYGVSGHCNHRDVHRGVVKFLQTNSERNIKAWQLVSLNTFRKYCGPIDIWLSILSAKRHRSKVIIINEQPLKSYEAMAQHLSQWVWFRKLFVSFSSYTYTNTLQRINP, from the exons ATGGCATGGCTTGTGGCTGCTCTTTCTATGGTTGTTATCTGGGTCGCTTCTGTATGCAAGATTTTCTTTGGAGCAACATTTAGTTCAGAAGCTGTGATTCTTGATGATG GTGAAACACATCACAAGATAAATGTGTTGTTTGTCATTGCACATCCTGATGATGAGTCAAT TTTCTTTTCTCCAACGATAAACTACTTAACTGCCAATGCCTACAACATTCACATCCTATGCTTGTCCACTG ATGAGCTGCATCAGGCTTGTGCAGTACTCAGG GTTCCTCTTCAACAGTTAAAGATTGTGGACCATCCAAATTTACAG GATGGTTTTGGGCAAGTATGGAGCCATGATTTGTTAACGGAAATCATCAGTGAAGAAGTCATTAGTCACGATATTCACACG ATCATGACATTCGACAGCTATGGTGTCTCGGGTCATTGCAATCACCGTGATGTGCACCGTGGAGTAGT AAAGTTCTTGCAGACTAATTCAGAAAGAAATATCAAAGCTTGGCAACTT GTAAGCCTTAATACCTTTCGCAAGTACTGTGGACCTATCGACATTTGGCTGTCAATCTTGTCAGCCAAAAGACATCGGAGTAAGGTAATCATCATAAACGAGCAGCCTTTGAAAAGCTATGAAGCAATGGCACAACATTTAAGCCAATGGGTGTG GTTTAGAAAGCTTTTCGTTTCATTTTCAAGCTATACATACACGAATACACTTCAAAGAATCAACCCTTGA
- the LOC106368163 gene encoding V-type proton ATPase subunit C-like isoform X2, with protein MICSSFVEGVSQKIRRQIEELERISGVESNALTVDGVPVDSYLTRFVWDEAKYPTMSPLKEVVENIQSQVAKIEDDLKVRVAEYNNVRGQLNAINRKQSGSLAVRDLSSLVKPEDIVASEHLETLLAVVPKYSQKYWLACYETLTDFVVPRSSKKLFEDNEYALYTVTLFTRVADNFRTNAREKGFQVRDFEHSVEAQETRKQELEKLVQDQESLRSSLLQWCYTSYGEVFSSWMHFCAVRIFAESIMRYGLPPAFLACVLSPAVKSEKKVRSILERLCDSTNSLYWKSEEDAGAGGAMAGLAGDSETHPYVSFTINLA; from the exons ATGATCTGCTCAAG CTTTGTGGAAGGAGTTTCGCAGAAGATCAGGAGACAGATCGAGGAATTGGAGAGGATCTCTGGTGTGGAGAGCAACGCTCTTACTGTTGATGGAGTTCCCGTTGATTCTTATCTCACAAg GTTTGTCTGGGATGAAGCTAAGTACCCAACGATGTCACCTTTGAAGGAGGTTGTGGAGAATATTCAGTCTCAGGTTGCCAAGATTGAGGATGATCTCAAG GTTCGCGTTGCTGAATATAACAATGTCCGCGGTCAACTCAATGCCATTAACCGAAAGCAAAGTGGAAG CTTAGCTGTTCGCGACCTCTCAAGCTTGGTTAAGCCAGAAGATATTGTCGCATCTGAACATCTCGAGACTCTTCTTGCAGTTGTTCCAAAGTATTCCCAAAAATACTGGCTAGCATGTTATGAGACATTGACCGACTTTGTG GTTCCTAGGTCTTCGAAGAAATTGTTTGAGGATAATGAGTATGCTCTTTACACCGTCACTCTCTTTACTCGTGTTGCAGACAATTTCAGGACAAATGCTCGTGAGAAAGGGTTCCAA GTTCGTGATTTTGAACATAGCGTTGAAGCACAAGAGACTCGTAAACAAGAGCTAGAAAAGCTGGTTCAGGACCAGGAGAGTTTGAGAAGCTCTCTTTTGCAGTGGTGCTACACCAGTTATGGAGAG GTTTTCAGCTCATGGATGCATTTCTGTGCTGTGCGTATATTCGCTGAGAGCATAATGAGATATGGTTTACCTCCAGCTTTCTTG GCATGTGTCCTATCTCCGGCTGTTAAAAGCGAGAAGAAAGTACGCTCCATTCTTGAACGCTTGTGCGATTCTACCAACAG TTTATACTGGAAAAGCGAGGAGGATGCAGGAGCTGGAGGAGCCATGGCTGGTTTAGCCGGTGACTCCGAGACACATCCTTATGTCTCCTTCACGATCAACCTTGCTTAG
- the LOC106406455 gene encoding phenylalanine--tRNA ligase, chloroplastic/mitochondrial, protein MTIFSVQSTIFTRASVAILSSNGLNRFSFASSFSSSPLPKTKKRRFPIVSAVDIGGVTVARNDVVRDDDPTNNVPDSIFSKLGMQLHRRDKHPIGILKNAIYDYFDSNYAKQFEKFEDLSPIVTTKQNFDDVLVPADHVSRSLNDTYYVDSQTVLRCHTSAHQAELLREGHRRFLVTGDVYRRDSIDSTHYPVFHQMEGFCVFSPGDWNESGKDSTLYAAEDLKKCLEGLARHLFGGVEMRWVDTYFPFTEPSFELEIYFKEDWLEVLGCGVTEQRILKQSGLENNVAWAFGLGLERLAMVLFDIPDIRLFWSDDERFTSQFKKGELGVKFKPFSKYPPCYKDISFWISESFTENNFCEVVRGIAGDLVEEVKLIDSFTNKKGMTSHCYRIVFRSMERSLTDEEVNDLQSKVRDEVQRKLNVELR, encoded by the exons ATGACCATTTTCTCAGTTCAGTCCACTATCTTCACCCGAGCTTCCGTCGCCATCCTCTCCAGCAATGGACTCAACCGCTTCTCTTTCGcttcttccttctcctcctcACCTCTCCCCAAAACGAAGAAGCGGCGGTTCCCAATCGTCTCCGCCGTCGATATCGGTGGCGTCACGGTCGCTAGAAACG ATGTGGTGAGAGATGATGATCCTACAAACAATGTACCGGACTCTATCTTCTCCAAGCTTGGAATGCAGCTCCACAGACGTGATAAGCATCCTATTGGGATCTTAAAGAATGCTATTTACGACTACTTCGATTCCAATTACGCTAAACAGTTTGAGAAGTTTGAAGATCTCTCTCCTATTGTTACCACCAAACAA AACTTTGATGATGTGCTGGTCCCTGCTGATCATGTAAGCAGAAGCCTTAATGACACGTACTATGTCGACTCGCAAACTGTTTTGAGATGCCATACTAGTGCTCACCAAGCTGAGCTTTTGAGGGAAGGTCATCGACGTTTCCTTGTTACTGGTGATGTCTACCGTAGAGATTCTATTGACTCTACTCATTATCCTGTTTTCCATCAG ATGGAAGGCTTTTGTGTTTTTTCTCCTGGGGACTGGAACGAGTCTGGCAAGGATTCCACGTTATATGCAGCTGAGGATTTGAAGAAATGTCTAGAGGGTTTGGCACGTCACTTGTTTG GTGGAGTGGAGATGAGATGGGTTGATACGTATTTTCCATTTACCGAACCATCTTTCGAGCTTGAGATATATTTTAAG GAAGACTGGTTGGAAGTTTTAGGCTGTGGGGTGACGGAGCAACGAATTTTGAAGCAGAGTGGATTAGAAAACAATGTTGCTTGGGCCTTTGGACTTGGATTGGAGCGACTTGCTATGGTTTTGTTTGACATCCCTGATATTAGACTTTTCTGGTCTGACGATGAACGGTTTACGTCCCAG TTTAAAAAAGGAGAGCTTGGAGTCAAGTTCAAGCCATTCTCAAAG TATCCGCCTTGTTACAAGGACATCAGTTTCTGGATCAGTGAATCATTCACAGAGAATAACTTTTGTGAAGTTGTGAGAGGAATCGCTGGGGATCTTGTTGAAGAG GTGAAGTTAATCGACAGTTTCACCAATAAGAAAGGGATGACGAGTCACTGTTACAGAATTGTTTTCCGTTCCATGGAGCGCTCTCTTACAGACGAGGAGGTCAATGATCTTCAG AGCAAGGTGCGTGATGAGGTGCAAAGAAAGCTAAATGTTGAATTAAGGTAG
- the LOC106405934 gene encoding protein AUXIN SIGNALING F-BOX 3-like — MNYFPDEVIEHIFDFISSHKDRNSISLVSKSWHKIERCSRKRVFIGNCYAINPERLIERFPSLRSLTLKGKPHFADFNLVPHEWGGFVHPWIVALAKARVGLQELRLKRMVVSDESLELLSRSFASFKSLVLVSCEGFTTDGLASVAANCRHLRELDLQENEIEDHRGQWLNCFPESSTALTSLNFSCLKGETNLAALERLVARSPNLESLKVNRAVPLDALTRLMSCAPQLVDLGVGSYENEPDQESFMKLMAAIKKCTELRSLSGFSEVAPLCLSAFYPICQNLTSLNLSYAAEIQGNHLIRFIQFCKRLQRLWILDSIGDKGLEVVASTCKELQELRVFPSDLHDEEDNDTAVTEIGLVAISAGCPKLHSILYFCKQMTNAALITVAKNCPNFIRFRLCILEPNKPDHTTSQSLDEGFGAIVQACKGLRRLSVSGLLTDKVFLYIGMYAEQLEMLSIAFAGDTDKGMLYVLNGCKKMRKLEIRDSPFGNAALLADVDKYRTMRSLWMSSCEVTLGGCKRLARNAPWLNVEIINENENNDLMERNEEDEREKVDRLYLYRTVVGARKDAPPCVTIL; from the exons ATGAATTACTTCCCAGACGAGGTGATTGAGCACATCTTCGACTTCATATCCTCTCACAAAGACAGGAACTCGATCTCCCTCGTAAGCAAATCGTGGCACAAGATCGAGAGGTGTAGCAGGAAGAGAGTGTTCATCGGAAACTGCTACGCAATCAACCCGGAGAGGCTAATAGAGAGGTTCCCATCTCTCAGATCGTTGACTCTCAAAGGGAAGCCTCATTTCGCTGACTTCAACTTGGTTCCTCACGAATGGGGAGGCTTCGTTCACCCTTGGATCGTTGCGTTGGCTAAGGCACGCGTGGGGCTCCAGGAGCTTAGGTTGAAGAGGATGGTTGTCTCTGACGAAAGCCTCGAGCTTCTTTCGCGTTCCTTCGCGAGTTTCAAGTCTTTAGTGCTTGTTAGCTGTGAAGGGTTCACTACTGATGGCTTAGCCTCCGTTGCTGCTAATTGCAG GCATCTTCGTGAGCTTGACTTGCAAGAGAATGAGATCGAGGATCACAGAGGTCAATGGCTAAACTGTTTTCCTGAGAGCTCTACCGCTCTTACCTCTTTAAACTTCTCGTGTCTCAAAGGAGAAACCAATCTTGCTGCTCTAGAGAGACTCGTCGCGAGGTCACCAAACCTGGAGAGCTTGAAGGTGAACCGTGCGGTGCCGCTCGATGCGCTCACTAGGCTAATGAGCTGTGCTCCTCAGCTGGTGGATTTGGGAGTAGGGTCTTATGAGAATGAGCCGGATCAAGAGTCTTTTATGAAGCTCATGGCTGCTATTAAAAAATGTACTGAGTTGAGAAGCTTGTCGGGGTTCTCAGAGGTTGCTCCACTTTGTCTCTCTGCGTTTTATCCGATATGTCAAAACCTTACCTCCTTGAACCTCAGCTATGCAGCTGAGATCCAAGGGAACCACCTCATAAGGTTTATTCAGTTCTGCAAGAGACTCCAACGGTTATGG ATATTGGATAGTATTGGAGACAAAGGACTTGAGGTTGTTGCTTCCACATGTAAAGAGTTACAAGAGCTGAGAGTCTTCCCCTCTGATTTACACGACGAAGAAGACAACGACACAGCTGTGACCGAGATTGGACTAGTTGCAATCTCAGCAGGCTGCCCTAAACTCCACTCCATCCTCTACTTCTGCAAACAAATGACAAACGCAGCGCTCATAACCGTGGCGAAAAACTGTCCGAACTTCATCCGGTTCAGGCTATGCATCCTCGAGCCAAACAAACCAGACCACACCACATCTCAGTCACTAGACGAAGGCTTTGGTGCCATTGTGCAAGCCTGCAAGGGTCTAAGACGCCTCTCTGTCTCGGGTTTGTTAACAGACAAAGTCTTCCTCTACATCGGTATGTACGCTGAACAGCTGGAGATGCTTTCGATAGCTTTTGCTGGGGACACGGACAAAGGGATGCTGTATGTGTTGAATGGGTGTAAAAAGATGAGGAAGCTGGAGATAAGAGACAGTCCGTTTGGGAACGCTGCGCTTCTTGCTGATGTTGATAAGTACAGAACAATGCGATCCCTTTGGATGTCGTCTTGTGAAGTAACGCTCGGTGGGTGCAAGAGGCTGGCGAGAAACGCGCCGTGGCTTAACGTGGAGATCATTAATGAGAATGAGAATAATGATCTGATGGAGAggaatgaagaagatgaaagagagaAGGTTGATAGGCTTTACCTTTACCGAACAGTGGTTGGGGCTAGAAAAGATGCACCGCCATGTGTTACGATTCTTTAG
- the LOC106368162 gene encoding bet1-like SNARE 1-1 — MNPRREPRGGRSSLFDGIEEGGIRAASSYSHEINEHENERALEGLQDRVILLKRLSGDINEEVDTHNRMLDRMGNDMDSSRGILSGTMDRFKTVFETKSSRRMLTLVASFVGVFLVIYYLTR, encoded by the exons GGAGCCTCGTGGTGGAAGAAGTTCGCTCTTTGATGGCATTGAAGAGGGAGGAATTAGAGCTGCTTCTTCTTACTCTCATGAAATCAATGAGCATGAGAACGAGCGTGCCTTGGAAGGTTTACAAGACAGGGTCATTCTCTTAAAACGA CTTTCTGGCGATATTAACGAAGAGGTGGATACTCATAACCGTATGCTTGACCGAATG GGTAATGATATGGATTCATCAAGGGGGATTCTCTCAGGAACCATGGACCGGTTCAAAACG GTTTTTGAGACCAAATCAAGCCGAAGAATGCTGACCCTCGTGGCATCGTTCGTGGGTGTATTTCTAGTCATTTACTATCTTACCCGTTGA
- the LOC106368163 gene encoding V-type proton ATPase subunit C-like isoform X1 produces the protein MTSRYWVVSLPVKDSSSTLWNRLQEQISKHSFDTPVYRFNIPNLRVGTLDSLLALGDDLLKSNSFVEGVSQKIRRQIEELERISGVESNALTVDGVPVDSYLTRFVWDEAKYPTMSPLKEVVENIQSQVAKIEDDLKVRVAEYNNVRGQLNAINRKQSGSLAVRDLSSLVKPEDIVASEHLETLLAVVPKYSQKYWLACYETLTDFVVPRSSKKLFEDNEYALYTVTLFTRVADNFRTNAREKGFQVRDFEHSVEAQETRKQELEKLVQDQESLRSSLLQWCYTSYGEVFSSWMHFCAVRIFAESIMRYGLPPAFLACVLSPAVKSEKKVRSILERLCDSTNSLYWKSEEDAGAGGAMAGLAGDSETHPYVSFTINLA, from the exons ATGACTTCGAGGTATTGGGTGGTGTCTCTACCAGTGAAGGACTCTTCTTCCACGTTATGGAATCGTCTCCAGGAGCAGATCTCCAAGCATTCCTTCGATACTCCAGTTTATCGG TTCAACATTCCTAACCTTCGAGTTGGAACGTTAGATTCTCTGCTCGCCCTCGGCGATGATCTGCTCAAG TCAAACAGCTTTGTGGAAGGAGTTTCGCAGAAGATCAGGAGACAGATCGAGGAATTGGAGAGGATCTCTGGTGTGGAGAGCAACGCTCTTACTGTTGATGGAGTTCCCGTTGATTCTTATCTCACAAg GTTTGTCTGGGATGAAGCTAAGTACCCAACGATGTCACCTTTGAAGGAGGTTGTGGAGAATATTCAGTCTCAGGTTGCCAAGATTGAGGATGATCTCAAG GTTCGCGTTGCTGAATATAACAATGTCCGCGGTCAACTCAATGCCATTAACCGAAAGCAAAGTGGAAG CTTAGCTGTTCGCGACCTCTCAAGCTTGGTTAAGCCAGAAGATATTGTCGCATCTGAACATCTCGAGACTCTTCTTGCAGTTGTTCCAAAGTATTCCCAAAAATACTGGCTAGCATGTTATGAGACATTGACCGACTTTGTG GTTCCTAGGTCTTCGAAGAAATTGTTTGAGGATAATGAGTATGCTCTTTACACCGTCACTCTCTTTACTCGTGTTGCAGACAATTTCAGGACAAATGCTCGTGAGAAAGGGTTCCAA GTTCGTGATTTTGAACATAGCGTTGAAGCACAAGAGACTCGTAAACAAGAGCTAGAAAAGCTGGTTCAGGACCAGGAGAGTTTGAGAAGCTCTCTTTTGCAGTGGTGCTACACCAGTTATGGAGAG GTTTTCAGCTCATGGATGCATTTCTGTGCTGTGCGTATATTCGCTGAGAGCATAATGAGATATGGTTTACCTCCAGCTTTCTTG GCATGTGTCCTATCTCCGGCTGTTAAAAGCGAGAAGAAAGTACGCTCCATTCTTGAACGCTTGTGCGATTCTACCAACAG TTTATACTGGAAAAGCGAGGAGGATGCAGGAGCTGGAGGAGCCATGGCTGGTTTAGCCGGTGACTCCGAGACACATCCTTATGTCTCCTTCACGATCAACCTTGCTTAG